A genome region from Paracoccus stylophorae includes the following:
- a CDS encoding TRAP transporter small permease has protein sequence MGHLFQKLYSICGALAGGLILCICLLISAQIVLNGVGRFAPGAFPSTIPSYGDFSGFMLAGATFLALAHTLRAGGHIRVNLVTARMPLRAQVVVEAAVLLISAALAGYLTWFMIDLTLESLHYNDLSTGIVPVPLWIPQSVATFGMALFLIAILHTLADLVRAGRPVLTTPDEV, from the coding sequence ATGGGCCATCTGTTTCAAAAGCTGTATTCAATCTGCGGCGCGTTGGCGGGGGGGCTGATCCTGTGCATCTGCCTGCTGATTTCGGCGCAGATCGTTCTGAACGGGGTGGGGCGTTTCGCGCCCGGCGCATTCCCCTCGACCATTCCCTCCTATGGCGATTTTTCGGGGTTCATGCTGGCGGGGGCCACGTTTCTGGCGCTGGCGCATACGCTGCGGGCCGGCGGGCATATCCGCGTCAATCTGGTCACCGCCCGGATGCCGCTGCGCGCGCAGGTCGTGGTCGAGGCCGCGGTCCTGCTGATTTCCGCCGCGCTGGCCGGTTACCTCACCTGGTTCATGATCGACCTGACGCTGGAAAGCCTGCACTACAACGATCTGTCCACCGGCATCGTCCCGGTTCCGCTGTGGATTCCGCAAAGCGTGGCCACGTTCGGAATGGCGCTGTTCCTGATCGCGATCCTGCACACGCTGGCCGATCTGGTCCGGGCGGGCAGACCCGTGCTGACAACCCCGGATGAGGTGTGA